A region of Synergistaceae bacterium DNA encodes the following proteins:
- a CDS encoding ribonuclease HII gives MDSAAKLKFLKDFGGTVAGTDEAGRGPLAGPVMAAAVVLTDTQKDELLRLGLKDSKLMTPRRRDALFLKMCELGVTWRAQAASVVSIARLNVGRASLWAMEKSVCKLPFPIDLVVIDGLYKIPNLPFEQLPLVTADVLVPVVSAASVVAKVLRDRVMVALDRLYPAYGFAHHKGYPTQAHRKIICAIGLSPVHRASFCKKLMTGTFNNEN, from the coding sequence ATGGACTCCGCGGCAAAGCTGAAATTTTTGAAGGACTTCGGGGGAACCGTGGCAGGGACCGACGAAGCGGGCCGTGGGCCTCTGGCCGGGCCCGTGATGGCCGCGGCCGTGGTACTGACCGATACTCAAAAAGATGAACTCTTGAGACTGGGGCTCAAGGACTCCAAGCTGATGACGCCCCGAAGGCGTGACGCGCTTTTCCTAAAGATGTGCGAGCTAGGCGTTACTTGGCGGGCTCAAGCCGCTAGTGTCGTTTCCATCGCCAGGCTCAACGTGGGTAGGGCTTCTCTCTGGGCGATGGAGAAAAGCGTTTGTAAGCTGCCTTTTCCCATCGATCTGGTGGTCATCGACGGCCTTTACAAAATTCCCAATCTCCCTTTCGAACAACTTCCATTGGTAACTGCAGATGTTCTCGTACCCGTCGTCTCCGCGGCTTCCGTGGTCGCGAAAGTCTTGCGGGATCGTGTTATGGTCGCTCTGGATAGACTTTATCCCGCCTACGGTTTTGCTCATCACAAGGGGTACCCAACGCAAGCCCATCGGAAAATCATCTGTGCCATCGGGCTTTCTCCCGTTCATCGCGCGTCCTTCTGCAAAAAGCTAATGACGGGAACGTTCAACAATGAAAATTGA
- the lepB gene encoding signal peptidase I has translation MASEVVKPWWRETLETIIWAVVLAAIIRTFVVQAFWIPSGSMLPTFQVGDRVLVAKFWNWFTTPSRGSIYVFKYPEDRTRDFIKRIVAIPGDIVDIKNGVVYINGSSVNEPYVVNKDHYTMRPNKFYPTVPFVVPEDKYFALGDNRPNSQDGRFWGYVPKQDIHGPAFFRYWPLTRIGVPR, from the coding sequence GTGGCATCTGAAGTGGTGAAACCTTGGTGGAGAGAAACTCTGGAAACGATCATATGGGCGGTCGTATTGGCCGCGATCATACGGACGTTTGTGGTGCAGGCTTTCTGGATACCCAGTGGATCTATGTTGCCTACCTTTCAGGTAGGGGACAGGGTATTGGTGGCTAAGTTCTGGAACTGGTTTACGACTCCCTCTCGGGGCAGCATCTACGTTTTCAAATACCCTGAGGACCGGACGCGTGATTTTATCAAACGCATCGTCGCCATTCCCGGCGATATCGTGGACATCAAAAACGGTGTCGTCTACATCAATGGTTCTTCCGTGAACGAACCTTACGTGGTCAACAAAGACCATTACACGATGAGGCCAAATAAATTTTACCCAACAGTGCCTTTCGTCGTTCCGGAGGACAAGTATTTCGCCTTGGGTGACAATCGGCCGAACTCTCAAGATGGTCGTTTCTGGGGTTACGTGCCGAAACAAGACATTCATGGACCAGCCTTTTTTCGCTATTGGCCTCTGACTCGCATTGGCGTTCCTCGCTAA
- the mnmE gene encoding tRNA uridine-5-carboxymethylaminomethyl(34) synthesis GTPase MnmE: MSGSDTIVAIATAWGEAGIAIVRLSGAGSVNLTKAMLKFETGLEFPPPRFMRLASLVDGEGAVIDQVLVVYFAAPWSYTGEDVVEIHTHGGTLVAQLCLENLLRKGARLAQPGEFTKRAFLNGRIDLSQSESVLGIIRSRSEEALRAAARTLSGELSVFAAEVREELLDLQGVLEVGLDFPEEATPYKTDEALMDSIATLRLSLEDLLDRCSVGLLLREGIRVALVGRPNVGKSSLLNALLKQSRAIVTALPGTTRDVIEEAITYRGVPIRLVDTAGLRAPADEAEAGGVERALEELRRADICLWVLDGSLPLDEDERDYIDRLREKDHLVVLNKSDLKQSGCLSIVTKESVTEESVTKESVTKESVTEEDIHELSPESPVLSLSTKTGEGLDLLKESILALVSGSGALDSGLNVTARQLSEIREALLAVTEAETAVAKEAGQDIIAGLLAAARECLERLLGLSYDDALLDNVFSRFCVGK, from the coding sequence GTGTCCGGCAGTGACACGATCGTAGCCATCGCTACGGCTTGGGGCGAAGCCGGAATCGCTATCGTTCGGCTTTCGGGAGCTGGTTCCGTAAATCTGACCAAAGCGATGTTGAAGTTCGAGACAGGGTTGGAGTTCCCTCCTCCCCGTTTTATGCGTTTAGCCTCTCTTGTGGACGGAGAGGGCGCCGTTATTGATCAAGTACTGGTGGTGTATTTCGCCGCGCCTTGGAGCTATACAGGTGAGGACGTCGTGGAGATTCACACCCACGGGGGAACTTTAGTGGCTCAACTCTGTCTCGAAAATTTGCTCCGTAAGGGCGCGCGCTTGGCCCAACCTGGGGAGTTTACCAAGCGTGCTTTTCTGAACGGCCGTATTGATCTTTCTCAGTCGGAAAGCGTGCTAGGGATCATCCGCTCCCGCAGCGAAGAGGCACTACGGGCGGCGGCTCGCACTTTGTCTGGAGAGCTTTCCGTTTTCGCGGCTGAGGTTCGCGAAGAGTTGCTAGACCTTCAAGGCGTTCTCGAAGTGGGGTTAGATTTTCCCGAAGAAGCAACCCCTTACAAAACGGACGAGGCGTTAATGGACTCTATCGCGACGCTCCGCTTGAGCCTAGAGGATCTGTTGGACCGTTGTTCGGTGGGGTTGTTGCTGCGGGAGGGGATACGGGTTGCTCTGGTCGGTAGGCCCAATGTTGGCAAATCCTCTCTTCTGAACGCTCTTCTAAAACAATCCCGCGCCATTGTCACGGCGCTTCCAGGGACCACTCGCGATGTGATTGAGGAAGCCATCACGTATAGAGGAGTCCCCATCCGGCTTGTGGACACGGCGGGGCTACGGGCGCCCGCCGACGAGGCGGAAGCCGGCGGCGTTGAACGGGCCTTGGAGGAGTTACGCCGCGCGGATATCTGTCTTTGGGTTTTGGATGGATCTTTGCCCTTGGACGAGGACGAGCGCGATTATATTGATCGTCTCCGCGAGAAGGATCATCTTGTCGTGTTAAACAAGTCGGACTTGAAACAATCCGGCTGTCTCTCCATCGTTACGAAAGAATCCGTTACGGAAGAATCCGTCACGAAAGAATCTGTCACGAAAGAATCTGTCACGGAAGAGGATATTCACGAGCTCTCTCCGGAGAGTCCGGTTTTGTCGCTCTCGACCAAAACCGGGGAAGGATTGGACCTTTTGAAAGAAAGTATTCTCGCCCTCGTGTCGGGAAGCGGAGCTTTGGACTCCGGCCTCAACGTCACGGCCCGGCAGCTTTCAGAGATCCGGGAGGCACTTCTCGCCGTCACGGAGGCCGAGACCGCGGTGGCGAAAGAAGCCGGCCAGGACATCATCGCTGGTCTCCTGGCCGCGGCTAGAGAGTGTTTGGAACGTCTTCTAGGACTCAGTTACGACGACGCTCTTCTCGATAACGTTTTCAGCCGATTCTGTGTAGGAAAATAG
- a CDS encoding FAD-dependent oxidoreductase encodes MKNDLYDLIIIGSGSAGMAAGIYAGRAKLKTLVLDRDRSGGQIKITSEVENYPGILRVSGDELGQTMRKQAENFGVKFLRAVVESVDFTQDIKKIRTVDGEYQALAVVVATGAVPRKLGFVGEEEFRGHGIGYCATCDGEFFTGMDVFVIGAGFAAAEEAIFLTRYAKKVTVIAREPDFTCSKTIAERVLAHPKIKVRFQAELLEVGGDTVPRYATFIDNRSGETWRYDAPNDEQGNARTFGVFVFVGYVPQSAEYAQQLRLDERGYIPTDENMRTNVDGVFAAGDIRPKELRQLVTAVSDGALAATCAEKYVAQKKERLGLSDEEHVVPRLMDSFFDEELREQLAPIFQRFENQVGLVAFLDDGGDSNNNFNNNFNNNFNEEIKAFLTEFSALTDKVKIEFLRKGEAPERERQVNATLFPTFALLGPDGAYMGVQFHGIPGGHEINSFILALYNAAGPGQGVSEDTLKKIQALKNKANIKIGVSLSCTLCPDVVAASQLIALKNPLIEAEMIDVSRFPDFKNRHSIMSVPAIIVNDGKPAFGKKSLDELLKLVS; translated from the coding sequence ATGAAGAATGATCTGTACGACCTGATTATCATCGGTTCCGGCAGCGCGGGAATGGCCGCAGGCATCTACGCCGGGCGCGCGAAGCTCAAGACCCTTGTGCTCGACCGGGATCGATCTGGAGGACAGATCAAAATCACGTCCGAGGTGGAGAATTACCCGGGCATCCTGCGCGTATCGGGCGACGAACTGGGGCAAACTATGCGCAAGCAGGCGGAAAACTTTGGTGTGAAGTTTCTGCGGGCCGTGGTGGAGTCAGTGGACTTTACGCAGGACATCAAAAAAATTCGTACCGTGGATGGCGAATATCAAGCACTGGCCGTGGTCGTCGCGACCGGTGCCGTGCCTAGGAAGCTGGGTTTTGTGGGCGAGGAGGAGTTCAGGGGACACGGTATCGGGTACTGCGCCACTTGTGACGGCGAGTTTTTCACCGGCATGGATGTCTTTGTGATCGGAGCGGGGTTCGCAGCGGCGGAGGAAGCGATTTTCCTGACGCGCTACGCCAAAAAAGTGACCGTCATCGCCAGAGAACCAGATTTCACCTGCTCCAAAACCATTGCCGAGCGGGTCCTAGCGCACCCCAAGATCAAGGTTCGGTTTCAGGCGGAACTTTTGGAGGTGGGAGGGGACACCGTTCCTCGATATGCCACCTTCATCGACAATCGTTCTGGTGAAACTTGGCGTTATGACGCGCCAAACGACGAGCAGGGCAACGCGCGGACCTTCGGCGTGTTCGTATTCGTCGGGTACGTGCCTCAAAGCGCGGAATACGCCCAACAGCTTCGGCTCGACGAGCGAGGCTACATTCCCACCGACGAGAACATGCGCACCAACGTGGACGGAGTGTTCGCGGCGGGAGACATTCGTCCGAAAGAGCTTCGGCAACTGGTCACCGCCGTCTCGGACGGCGCTCTAGCGGCCACCTGCGCCGAAAAGTACGTGGCGCAAAAGAAGGAACGGCTGGGGCTGTCCGATGAAGAGCATGTCGTCCCGCGATTGATGGATTCTTTTTTTGACGAAGAGCTTCGGGAGCAGTTGGCGCCTATTTTCCAGCGCTTTGAAAATCAGGTCGGACTGGTGGCCTTTTTGGATGACGGCGGCGACTCTAATAACAACTTCAATAACAACTTCAATAACAACTTCAATGAGGAAATCAAGGCATTTCTGACGGAGTTCAGCGCTTTGACAGACAAGGTGAAAATCGAGTTTTTGCGTAAAGGCGAGGCCCCGGAGAGGGAAAGACAGGTCAACGCCACTCTCTTCCCCACGTTCGCCCTCCTGGGCCCGGACGGAGCCTACATGGGCGTGCAGTTCCACGGTATACCCGGCGGGCACGAAATTAACTCCTTCATTCTCGCCCTTTACAACGCCGCAGGACCCGGACAAGGGGTAAGCGAGGACACGCTAAAAAAGATCCAGGCGCTGAAGAACAAAGCCAACATCAAAATCGGCGTGTCCCTTTCTTGCACGCTTTGCCCAGACGTGGTAGCCGCGTCACAATTGATCGCGCTCAAAAATCCGCTGATCGAGGCTGAAATGATCGACGTGTCGCGTTTCCCTGATTTCAAGAACAGGCATTCGATCATGAGCGTTCCTGCCATCATCGTAAACGACGGCAAACCCGCTTTTGGTAAAAAGAGCTTAGACGAGCTGTTGAAGCTGGTAAGTTGA
- the ahpC gene encoding peroxiredoxin produces the protein MSLINKEIGDFKVQAFADGKFKEVTKADILGKWSVFVFYPADFTFVCPTELGDLADHYEQFKKIGCEVYSVSTDSHFVHKAWHDASDTIKKIRYVMLADPTAKLAEAFEVYIEDSGMALRGSFVINPEGKIVSYEVNDTSIGREAAELLRKVQAAQFVAEHGDQVCPAKWRPGEQTLKPSLDLVGKL, from the coding sequence ATGTCGCTCATCAATAAAGAAATTGGAGATTTTAAAGTACAAGCTTTTGCGGACGGAAAATTCAAAGAGGTCACCAAGGCGGACATCCTGGGCAAATGGTCGGTTTTTGTGTTCTACCCGGCCGACTTCACCTTTGTGTGTCCTACCGAACTGGGCGACTTGGCCGATCATTACGAGCAGTTTAAGAAAATCGGCTGTGAGGTCTACTCGGTGTCCACGGACAGTCATTTCGTGCACAAAGCGTGGCATGACGCCTCGGACACCATCAAAAAGATACGGTACGTTATGCTGGCCGACCCCACCGCGAAGCTCGCGGAAGCATTCGAGGTCTACATCGAAGACTCAGGTATGGCGCTGCGGGGCAGCTTTGTCATCAATCCTGAGGGAAAGATCGTGTCTTACGAGGTTAACGACACCAGCATCGGTCGTGAGGCAGCCGAGTTATTGCGCAAGGTGCAGGCCGCGCAGTTTGTGGCGGAGCATGGCGACCAGGTTTGTCCAGCGAAGTGGCGGCCCGGTGAGCAAACCCTCAAGCCCAGCCTAGATCTGGTCGGAAAGCTGTAA
- a CDS encoding transcriptional repressor — protein sequence MPRRYSAQKETIGGVLSRLNHPTAAEVYEEVRKDCPQISLGTVYRNLSLMAEDGELLRLSFPETPDRFDPNAHEHYHAACVRCGHIFDTDGSVSEGLVGEIDQAVEACTGVRVESRVMIFSGVCKACQKAG from the coding sequence GTGCCTAGGCGTTACAGCGCGCAGAAAGAGACGATTGGGGGCGTTCTCTCGCGGCTCAACCATCCGACTGCGGCGGAGGTATATGAGGAGGTGAGAAAGGACTGCCCGCAGATCAGCCTCGGCACTGTTTATCGTAATCTGAGTCTAATGGCTGAGGACGGGGAGCTTTTGAGGCTGTCCTTTCCAGAAACGCCTGATCGCTTTGACCCGAATGCCCATGAACATTATCATGCTGCTTGTGTTCGTTGCGGGCACATTTTCGACACCGACGGAAGTGTTTCGGAAGGGCTCGTTGGTGAGATCGACCAGGCGGTGGAGGCGTGCACGGGGGTCAGAGTGGAAAGCCGGGTGATGATATTCAGCGGAGTTTGCAAGGCCTGTCAAAAGGCTGGGTAA
- a CDS encoding 50S ribosome-binding GTPase: protein MSGRTVWFPGHMAKGERKLGELIDKLDLVIEVRDARAPFSTSSPLITTLLRQKPVTLVLAKKDLADPRRLHLWLDEFAKQKQNIWTFDLRKDSLEPLRKDLSYLAPSYRELRLAVVGIPNVGKSLFLNMLVGKSRARVGGIPGVTRDVSWYRGNGFLVVDSPGILNPRSEPGVHRMLSWLGCAKAEVVGGYEVTALELIRFLRERDLWRLAEKTWNLPDPEGFNGDVPEPVETTLERVGRRLGCLVGGGAVNMTLAGRRLVDSFAAGKLGPVTLELPGDPLWTPRQS from the coding sequence ATGAGTGGTAGAACTGTCTGGTTTCCCGGCCACATGGCTAAAGGGGAACGTAAGTTAGGCGAATTGATCGACAAATTGGATCTCGTCATTGAGGTGCGCGATGCGCGCGCGCCTTTTTCTACATCCTCTCCCCTGATCACCACCCTATTGCGCCAAAAGCCTGTGACACTGGTGCTTGCCAAAAAAGACCTGGCCGACCCGCGACGGCTCCATCTCTGGCTAGACGAGTTCGCTAAACAAAAGCAAAACATCTGGACTTTCGATCTGCGCAAGGATAGCCTGGAACCTTTACGGAAAGATTTGTCGTATCTCGCGCCATCGTACCGGGAGCTTCGGCTGGCTGTAGTGGGTATTCCCAATGTAGGCAAGTCCCTTTTTCTGAACATGCTAGTGGGTAAGTCCCGGGCGCGGGTGGGAGGAATCCCCGGCGTTACCCGCGACGTCAGTTGGTATCGGGGCAACGGTTTCCTGGTCGTGGACTCTCCTGGAATCCTCAATCCCCGTTCCGAGCCGGGTGTTCATCGGATGCTGTCCTGGCTGGGTTGCGCCAAAGCGGAGGTTGTGGGAGGCTACGAGGTCACGGCACTGGAGCTGATCCGTTTTCTGAGAGAGCGAGACCTGTGGCGTCTCGCCGAAAAAACGTGGAACCTGCCGGATCCGGAAGGTTTCAACGGCGACGTTCCCGAACCCGTCGAAACAACCCTTGAACGCGTTGGTCGCCGGTTAGGTTGCTTGGTGGGGGGAGGAGCCGTGAATATGACATTGGCGGGGCGGCGTTTGGTGGACTCCTTTGCCGCCGGCAAGCTGGGACCTGTAACTTTAGAGTTGCCGGGCGACCCTTTATGGACTCCGCGGCAAAGCTGA
- a CDS encoding IMP dehydrogenase, with amino-acid sequence MAHYYPEPSRTFNEYLLVPGYSSSQCVPANTSLKTPIVKFRRGEEAPLSMNIPLVSAVMQSVSDDKMAIALAKEGGLSFIYASQPVESQAAMVKRVKDYKAGFVTSDSNLRPDQTLSDILTLKAKTGHSTMAITDDGTQNGKLIGIVTGRDYRVTRMDKDTRIDTFMTSIDKIVYAPEGTSLKEANNIIWTHKLNTLPILSATGHLVAFVFRKDYTSNKENLLELTDASKRYMVGAGINTRDYRERVPALIEAGTDVLCIDSSEGFTEWQKMALQHIRAVYGDAVKVGAGNVVDREGFFFLAEAGADFVKIGIGGGSICITRETKGIGRGQATAVIDVAAARDEYFEKTGVYIPICSDGGIVHDYHMALALAMGGNFCMLGRYFARFDESPGNKAIVGGNYMKEYWGEGSLRARNWQRYDLGETTGELSFEEGVDSYVPYAGNLHDNLSVTLRKIRATMCNCGALTLSEFQEKARITLVSSLSILEGGAHDVYLKDNSGTVLKNN; translated from the coding sequence ATGGCTCATTATTACCCGGAACCCTCGCGGACTTTCAATGAATATTTACTGGTTCCCGGTTACTCTTCATCCCAGTGTGTACCGGCGAACACGTCTTTAAAAACACCCATCGTAAAATTTCGGCGAGGCGAGGAAGCGCCACTGTCCATGAATATCCCGCTGGTTTCTGCTGTGATGCAGTCCGTTTCAGACGACAAAATGGCCATTGCCCTGGCGAAGGAGGGAGGTCTTTCTTTTATCTACGCCTCCCAGCCCGTGGAGTCTCAGGCGGCCATGGTCAAGAGGGTAAAGGACTACAAGGCGGGTTTTGTGACCAGCGACTCGAATCTGAGGCCGGATCAGACTTTGAGCGATATTCTGACGCTCAAGGCAAAAACGGGACACTCTACAATGGCCATCACCGACGACGGAACCCAAAACGGGAAACTGATCGGAATTGTGACGGGCCGGGACTATCGCGTCACCCGCATGGACAAGGACACGCGTATCGACACTTTTATGACCTCCATCGACAAGATCGTGTACGCCCCAGAAGGCACGTCTTTGAAGGAGGCCAACAACATCATATGGACCCATAAGTTGAATACTCTGCCCATCTTGAGCGCCACGGGCCACCTGGTCGCTTTCGTCTTCCGAAAGGACTACACCTCCAACAAGGAAAACCTGCTGGAACTCACGGACGCGTCCAAGCGTTACATGGTAGGTGCGGGGATCAACACGCGGGATTATCGAGAGCGGGTGCCGGCACTGATTGAAGCCGGGACGGACGTGCTCTGCATCGACTCCTCGGAGGGGTTTACTGAGTGGCAGAAGATGGCGCTCCAGCACATCCGCGCTGTTTATGGCGACGCAGTCAAGGTAGGCGCGGGTAATGTCGTGGATCGCGAAGGGTTTTTTTTCTTGGCCGAGGCTGGAGCCGATTTCGTCAAAATCGGCATCGGGGGAGGTTCCATCTGCATCACGCGGGAAACAAAGGGAATCGGAAGGGGTCAGGCCACGGCGGTCATCGATGTGGCCGCGGCGCGAGATGAGTATTTCGAGAAGACGGGGGTCTACATTCCCATCTGCTCTGATGGGGGAATCGTGCACGACTACCACATGGCTTTGGCTTTGGCGATGGGAGGCAATTTTTGCATGTTGGGTCGGTACTTTGCCCGGTTCGACGAGAGTCCCGGCAACAAGGCCATTGTGGGGGGCAATTACATGAAGGAGTATTGGGGTGAGGGTTCGCTTCGGGCGCGGAACTGGCAGAGGTACGATTTAGGGGAAACGACTGGCGAACTTTCCTTCGAGGAGGGCGTGGATTCCTACGTCCCTTACGCCGGAAATCTCCACGACAACCTCTCCGTCACATTGCGCAAGATCCGGGCCACGATGTGCAACTGCGGCGCTTTGACCTTGTCAGAGTTTCAGGAAAAAGCCAGGATCACCTTGGTGTCATCTCTGAGCATCCTGGAAGGAGGAGCCCATGACGTCTATCTGAAGGACAACAGCGGCACTGTTCTGAAAAATAACTAA
- a CDS encoding amidohydrolase, with protein sequence MLDWNKLEQNLIALRRDLHKYPESAWTEFRTSSLVAERLEKLGYELAVGLDTIEPSAVMGRPPQAEIDSHVERAKRQGGNPEWIDKLREYTGVVATLRTGKPGPVISLRFDMDCVDVDETKIPDHRPNKEGFASVNALLMHSCGHDAHTTIGIGVAEVLAKRKNDLVGEVRLIFQPGEEGCRGAYAMTQKGVVDGSDYFLAMHIGSGLPSGTFGLNSLGYLCTTKFDAEFTGRSAHAAGAPHEGHNALLAAAAAAISLHTIAPHRDGPMRINVGVLNAGTGRNVIAEKAVMKAETRGSTQEIADYVYKRALEVLKGAATMYETEVVVTQTGAGTTAAGDAPLVAKVGEAVRASGLFQEVRETVQGGGSEDATWMMRRVQEAGGQATYMGLGSDITAPHHNGCFDVDESSLLLGVRALVAIVERLLKP encoded by the coding sequence ATGTTGGATTGGAACAAATTGGAACAAAACCTGATCGCATTGCGGCGAGACCTGCACAAATATCCAGAAAGCGCTTGGACGGAGTTCCGTACCTCTTCCCTTGTGGCCGAACGCCTGGAGAAGCTGGGCTATGAGCTAGCGGTGGGACTGGATACGATAGAACCTTCGGCAGTCATGGGGCGTCCCCCTCAGGCGGAGATCGACAGTCACGTGGAGCGCGCGAAACGACAAGGAGGCAACCCTGAGTGGATCGACAAGCTTAGGGAATACACAGGCGTTGTGGCAACCCTTAGGACCGGGAAACCCGGACCCGTCATCTCTCTTCGCTTCGACATGGACTGCGTCGACGTAGACGAAACGAAAATTCCCGACCATCGTCCGAACAAAGAAGGGTTTGCCAGCGTCAACGCTCTGTTGATGCACTCCTGCGGTCATGACGCTCATACCACCATAGGGATCGGTGTGGCCGAGGTTTTGGCGAAAAGAAAAAATGATCTGGTTGGGGAAGTCCGGCTGATCTTTCAACCCGGAGAGGAGGGTTGCCGTGGAGCCTACGCTATGACGCAAAAGGGTGTTGTTGATGGATCGGATTATTTCCTGGCCATGCACATCGGCAGCGGGCTTCCCAGCGGCACGTTCGGGCTCAATTCGCTGGGTTACCTTTGTACCACCAAATTCGACGCGGAGTTCACCGGCCGGTCGGCTCACGCCGCGGGCGCGCCCCACGAGGGGCATAACGCGCTTTTGGCCGCGGCCGCGGCCGCCATCTCCTTACATACTATCGCTCCCCATCGAGACGGCCCTATGCGCATTAACGTAGGAGTGCTGAACGCGGGAACGGGACGCAACGTCATCGCCGAGAAGGCCGTCATGAAGGCGGAAACCCGTGGCAGTACCCAGGAGATCGCCGATTACGTTTACAAACGGGCTCTGGAGGTCTTGAAAGGCGCGGCCACCATGTATGAGACCGAGGTTGTTGTGACTCAAACTGGCGCGGGAACCACCGCCGCGGGAGATGCCCCCCTTGTGGCAAAGGTCGGAGAGGCGGTAAGGGCGTCGGGGCTTTTCCAAGAGGTTCGCGAAACCGTCCAAGGCGGGGGCAGTGAGGACGCGACCTGGATGATGCGTCGCGTGCAGGAAGCTGGTGGGCAGGCAACTTATATGGGTTTGGGATCGGATATCACCGCGCCCCATCACAATGGTTGTTTCGACGTGGACGAGAGCAGCCTGCTTCTGGGCGTCAGAGCCCTTGTCGCCATTGTGGAACGACTCCTAAAGCCTTAG
- a CDS encoding flavin reductase family protein — protein sequence MKKNIGPKLGIYPTPVVVVGTYDTNNKPNLVTLAWAGVCCSEPPSVQISIRKSRHTHPAIVERKAFSVNIPSAKYLLETDYVGIVSGKDADKFNVTKLTPVRGESVEAPLVLEFPISMECKLTHTLELGSHDLFVGEIVACWVAEEVLLGGGRLDSKKIDPLVFTLSGEYFGIGELLSSSHGVGKKLMEK from the coding sequence ATGAAGAAAAACATCGGGCCCAAGTTGGGCATTTACCCGACTCCCGTGGTTGTGGTCGGGACCTATGACACAAATAACAAGCCAAACCTGGTGACTTTGGCTTGGGCGGGTGTCTGTTGTTCAGAGCCTCCGTCGGTGCAAATTTCCATCCGTAAGAGCCGTCACACTCACCCGGCGATCGTAGAACGCAAGGCGTTCAGCGTGAACATACCCTCGGCAAAGTATCTTCTGGAGACGGACTACGTGGGCATTGTTTCGGGCAAGGACGCCGATAAATTTAATGTCACGAAATTGACCCCTGTCCGCGGGGAATCGGTGGAAGCGCCTCTGGTGTTGGAGTTTCCCATCTCCATGGAGTGTAAGCTGACCCACACACTGGAGCTTGGAAGTCATGACCTGTTCGTGGGGGAAATCGTAGCCTGCTGGGTAGCGGAAGAGGTTTTGCTCGGCGGTGGCAGGCTGGACTCGAAGAAGATCGACCCCCTCGTTTTTACGCTCAGCGGTGAGTATTTTGGGATCGGCGAACTTTTGTCCAGCAGCCACGGGGTCGGGAAGAAATTAATGGAAAAATAA
- a CDS encoding nitroreductase family protein: MLLTDNETIRIILGRRSVRAFESRSVEPEKVEALLECAFAAPSAMNIRPCHVVVIDDKTLLAKIGAASERTRMVAGAPLAFAVCVDVANYEKEHKLTDGTWMEDGSCVMENLLLAARALGLEGVWLQIANRPEREGTVPPLLRIPEGVRILAIALVGYGTEHKAPHKGVEETKFHRNGW, translated from the coding sequence ATGTTATTGACTGATAACGAAACAATCCGAATTATTTTGGGCCGACGCAGCGTTCGGGCTTTTGAGTCTCGGAGTGTGGAGCCGGAGAAAGTGGAGGCGCTTTTGGAGTGTGCCTTCGCAGCCCCCAGCGCCATGAACATCCGCCCCTGTCATGTGGTGGTGATCGACGACAAAACGCTTCTGGCGAAGATTGGGGCGGCGAGCGAGCGCACCCGAATGGTAGCCGGAGCACCTCTGGCTTTTGCTGTCTGCGTGGATGTGGCAAACTACGAAAAAGAGCATAAACTCACCGACGGCACATGGATGGAAGATGGTTCCTGCGTTATGGAAAACCTTCTGCTCGCCGCGAGGGCTCTGGGACTCGAAGGGGTATGGCTGCAAATCGCCAACCGTCCCGAAAGAGAGGGCACGGTACCGCCTCTTTTGCGTATCCCGGAGGGAGTTCGGATCTTGGCGATAGCCCTCGTCGGCTATGGAACGGAACACAAAGCTCCCCACAAAGGCGTGGAAGAAACTAAGTTCCATCGCAACGGCTGGTAG